The segment AGGCATCGCCATGTCAAAGGGCGAACCGTTACTCACAGGTTCATGGACCAGGGTGGTTTCCACCCCCTCCCCCATCAAGCCTTGCAGATCCAGGTGCGCCGGCCGGGGCGTGCCACTCATCACCTCGCGCCAGGCTTGGCGTAGCAGCCGGGGCAGATCGGCGGCCTGGTCCACCTCGGCGGCAAACTTGGTGACTGGCGCGAACAAGGGCGCATGCGCGACTTCCTGGTACGCATTGCGATGCTGGTGCGCGGGGATCTTGCGCCCCGTCACCGCGATGACCGGCGAGCGGCCCAGATACGCATCTTGCAAGCCCGCGGCCAAGTTTGCCGCGCCAACGGATTGCGCGAAACATAGCCCAGGACGCCCCGCGATGCGGGCGTACCCATCTGCCATGTACGCGGCGGACTTTTCCGTGTGCGCCAGGACACGAGTGATGTTGGTGCTGCCCAGTTCAATCAAGGTGCGCCGCAGAACTGCGTCCACCCAGAATACGTGCGTGGTGCCGGATGCAACCAGGGTGCGCGCGAACCACTGTGCACCGGTGAGCGCTTCAGCCATTTCCCCCTCCTCCGCCTTCAGTCTTATGGCTCGGAGTTTAGGGGAGAACCGGCGGCGCGACTAGCCCGCGGGAGCGGCCCTTGCCGAGGGCGCGCTCTACTGGTACCGGATCTGAACGTTGGCCGGGCTCAACCACTCGCCCAAGGCCTGCACCAGTTCGTCTTGCAAACTGACGCGCCACTGCTCTCCTAAATCGATCTCGCACTGAGCATCGTGGTTGTTGTAGGCCACGAAGACCGGGCATTTACCACCGCGGTAAGGGGCAAGCAAATCGCGTAATTTGGACCCGCTGGATTGTCCGTTGCATTGCAGCCGCATGCCCTTGGCGAAGTGGTTGCGAGCGGCGGATAGATCGAAAAGTTTCTCCGCGCCCATGCGCACGCCGCCCGTGAATTCATCGAGCGCGGGCCGGCCTTCTACGATGAGGAGTTGGTCTTCCTTGAGCATGCTCCGGTGAGCTTCGAAGAGTTCGTTGAAGATGCTCACTTCGATGCGCCCGCTACCGTCGTCCAATTGCACGATGACCATGCGGCCACGCCGGGTCTGTTGCACGCGCATCGCGCCGATCACGCCCGCGGCCAGCACGGATTGCGTTTGGGGTTGGAGTCTGCCCAAGGAGGTGCGGATAAAGCTGCCGAGCTCTCCCGCGTGAACGCTGTACGGATGCCCTGACAGGTAGTAGCCGAGTGCTTGCTTTTCGTGTTGCAAGCGCTCTTTCTCGGACCAGGGTTTGGCCTGGATCAGGCGGTTGTCTTGCTCCTCCAGGGCCGCGTCCTGGCCGAAGAGGGAATTCTGATGGGCCGTGCGTCCCGATCGTTCGGCGTGTTCCAATGCCATGCCGGCGGAGGCGAGCAGCGAAGCGCGATCGGGATTGAGCGCGTCGAACGCCCCCCCGCGAATGAGGGATTCCAGGGCGCGGCGGTTGACCACGCGCCGGTCCACGCGCCGGCAAAAATCGAAGAGATCCTTGAAGGCCCCGCCATCCTTGCGCGCCTTGGCGATGGCCATGATGGCCGACTCGCCCGTACCCTTCATGGCGCCCAGCCCGTATCGAATTTCTTTTTCGCTCACCGGAACGAAACGGTAATCCGAAGCGTTGATATCGGGCGGCAGCACGACAAGATCGTTGTCTTTCGCATCGTCGTGGAACTGGTGCACCTTGTCGGTATCGTCCATCACCGCGGACAAGTTGGCCGCCATGAAAGCCGCGCCGTGGTGCACTTTCAAGTAGGCCGTTTGATAGGCCACCAGGGCGTAGGCCGCGGCGTGCGATTTGTTGAAGCCGTAGCCGGCGAACTTTTCCATCAAATCGAAAAGCTGGGTGGCGCGGCCCTGCGTCAAGCCATTCTTCAACGCACCGGCGACGAAGATTTCTCGCTGCAAAGCCATCTCTTCGGGTTTTTTCTTGCCCATGGCCCGGCGCAGCAAATCCGCGCTGCCCAGGCTATAGCCGCCCATGACCTGCGCGATTTGCATGACTTGCTCTTGGTAGACCATGATGCCGTAGGTTTCGCCCAGGATGGGTTCCAGGCGCGGGTCGAGATACTCCACGCGCTGGCGGCCGTGCTTGCGCTCGATGAAATCGGGAATGAGTTCCATGGGCCCAGGACGGAACAACGCCACCAGCGCGATGATGTCCTCGAAGCGGTCGGGTTTCGCGCGCTTCACGAGATCGCGCATGCCGCGCGATTCGAACTGGAACACGGCCGTGGTGTTGCCGGTGGCGAAAATCCGGTAGGCGGCGGAATCGTTGAGGGGAATCTTTTCCAGGGAGGTGGAAGGTGGGAGGTGGGAGGAGAGAAGCTCGACCGCATTGACCCCTCCCTCCTCCCTCCTCACTCCTCCCTCACGCGAGGCGAGCCGAGCGATAAACCTCAACGTCCAATCCAACACCGTGAGCGTGGTGAGGCCCAGAAAGTCGAACTTCACCAGGCCGACGGCTTCGACGTCGTCCTTGTCCAACTGGCTCACAATGCTTTGCGCGCCTTCGGCGCAGTAGAGCGGGCAAAAATCGGTGAGCTTTCCGGGCGCGATCAGCACACCGCCGGCATGCATGCCGACGTTGCGGGTCAGGCCTTCCAAGCGCCCAGCCAGCTCCAGCAACTCGCGCACTTCCTCTTCTTTCTTCTCGCGCTCGGCCAGCAAAGGCTCCATCTCGCGCGCCATCTTGAGCGTGATGAGTTTTCCGGGTTGGAATGGAATCAGCTTGGCCAGTTGGTCGCAGAAGTTGTAGGGCAGATCCATCACCCGGCCCACGTCGCGCACCACGGCCTTGGCCGCCATGGTGCCAAAGGTGGCGATCTGCGACACGCTGTCCGCCCCGTATTTGGCGCGCACATAATCGATGACGCGCTCGCGCCCATCCTGGCAAAAGTCGATGTCGAAGTCGGGCATCGACACCCGCTCCGGATTCAAGAAACGCTCGAACAGCAAACCATAGCGCAGCGGATCCAAATCGGTGATGCTCAAGCTGTAAGCCACCAAGGAGCCCGCGCCGGAACCGCGGCCCGGCCCCACTGGCACGCCGTTGTGCTTGGCCCATTGGATGAAGTCCGCCACGATGAGGAAGTAACCGGCGAAACCCATCTTGTTGATGGTCGCGATCTCGGTCTCCAGCCGCTCGCGGTAGCGCGCTGTCTCCTGCAATCGCTCCTGCTCGTCCGGGAAGAGTGCCAGCATCCTGTCTTCAAGCCCCCGCCGCGCTTCGGCGCCGAAGAAATCATCCAGCGCGATGCCTTGCGGCGTGGGAAAGCGCGGCAACTGGCTCTTGCCCAACTCCAAGATGAAGCTGCAACGCTTGGCGATCTCCACGCTGTTGGCCAGCGCGCTTGGGACATCGGCAAACAAGGCCGTCATCTCGGCCTGGGACTTGAAGTACTGCTCTTCGGTGAAAGTTCGCGGCCGGCGCTGGTCAGAGAGAATGTAGCCCGCGCTGATGCACACCCGCGCCTCGTGGGCGCGATAGTCATCGCGCTCCAGAAATTGCACCGGGTGCGTGGCCGCGACCGGCAGGCGTAACTCGGAGGCAAGCGCAAGGGTCTGTTGGAGCTGGGTTTCCTCGCCCACGGCCCCAGTGCGCTGAATCTCGAGGTAGAAACGGTTGGGGAACCATTTCCCCCAGCGCTTGGCGCACGCCTTGGCCGTTTTCGCGTTGCCCGCCGCCAGCCATTGCCCCACGTCTCCCATGGCGGCGCCTGACAAGGCGATGAGTCCTTCGGTACCCAGATCATCGAACCACGCGGGCAAGACTTCCGCATGGCCGCGATGTTGATTCACGCGAAAGGCCCGGCTCAACAGTTCGCACAAGCGCAAATACCCAGGGCGGTTCTGGCAAAGCAACAAGAAACGAGTGGGCTTCTCGCCTGCCTTATCGCTAGAAAGCCACAGATCGCATCCAACCAGAGGCTTGATCCCGGCCGTACGCGCAGCCTGGTAGAACTTGACCAACCCAAACACATTGGACAGATCCGTCAACGCTAGCGCGGGCATGCCACCGGCCACGGCTTTCTCGACAGCGTCGTCTATTCGGACGATGCCGTCCGAAATGGAGTATTCGCTGTGCAGGCGAAGGTGGACAAAAGCGGGAGATGCCGAAGTCATGGGCGAATTCTACGGCAGCCCCCGATGCGGTACGCTTGATGGTGTTTGTTCGAGCCTATCTATTCATCCAAAAACCAACATGAATAAACACCACTCTCTCTTTCTCGATATCCGCGGCCTGCGTTATCACGTACGGACCTGGGGTGACCCGCGCGCGCCTAAGCTCATGTTGTTGCACGGATGGATGGACGTGTCGGCATCCTTTCAGTTCTTGGTGGATGCCCTGCGGCGCGACTGGTACGTGCTGGCCCCGGACTGGCGGGGGTTCGGGCTGTCGGCGTGGGATCCCCATGGTTACTGGTTCGCGGATTATTTGGCGGACCTGGATTTTCTCTTGCGAGAACTCGCCCCGGATGAACCTGTCGATATCGCGGGCCACAGCATGGGTGGCAACGCCTTGGGGCTATACGCCGGCGCCCGGCCGGACCGCGTCAAGCGCATCGCGCTGCTGGAAGGATTCGGGTTACCGAAGAGCACGCCCGACAAAGCACCTAAGCGTTACGGCCAGTGGATGGACGAGCTGGCGAGCCCCCCGAGCTTCAAGAGTTACGGTTCCTTGGAAGAAGTGGCGGACCGCCTCAAGAAGAACAATCCTAAATTGTCCGATGCGCAAGCGCGCTTCCTCGCGCCCCATTGGGCTAGGGAAATTTCGGCGGATCGTTGGGAACTCGCCTCCGATCCAAGACACAAAGTGGTACATCCAATCTTGTACAGCCTGGACGAGGCCATCGCATGCTGGAAACAAATCACCGCACCCGCCCTTTGGGTGTGGGGCGATGGCCAATGGATGAAGGAGTGGTTCAAGGGCAGCGAGGAAGAGTTGAACGAACGGCGCGGCGCCATCGCCCATCTAAAGGAAGAACGAATCCCCGATTCAGGGCACATGCTCCACTTCGATGCGCCAGAAGCGCTCGCGGCAGTACTTGAGCATTTCTTCGAATAAATCTAGATGTGTGGCCGGCGAAGCGTATTCCTCAGGAAGCGAAGTGCGTTCTAGCTACGCGAGCCATTTATCCAGTTGGCATAAAAGTCGCGTTGAGTTAAATATCCTAAAGAAAGGTATGGGAATACCGTTGAACTTTCCACGAGAAAAACGGAGCCTCGACACTCACGGGATTTTAAGGTCACGAACTAGCCGCTAAGGAGGCGCAACCTCATGA is part of the Betaproteobacteria bacterium genome and harbors:
- a CDS encoding DNA polymerase III subunit alpha, translated to MTSASPAFVHLRLHSEYSISDGIVRIDDAVEKAVAGGMPALALTDLSNVFGLVKFYQAARTAGIKPLVGCDLWLSSDKAGEKPTRFLLLCQNRPGYLRLCELLSRAFRVNQHRGHAEVLPAWFDDLGTEGLIALSGAAMGDVGQWLAAGNAKTAKACAKRWGKWFPNRFYLEIQRTGAVGEETQLQQTLALASELRLPVAATHPVQFLERDDYRAHEARVCISAGYILSDQRRPRTFTEEQYFKSQAEMTALFADVPSALANSVEIAKRCSFILELGKSQLPRFPTPQGIALDDFFGAEARRGLEDRMLALFPDEQERLQETARYRERLETEIATINKMGFAGYFLIVADFIQWAKHNGVPVGPGRGSGAGSLVAYSLSITDLDPLRYGLLFERFLNPERVSMPDFDIDFCQDGRERVIDYVRAKYGADSVSQIATFGTMAAKAVVRDVGRVMDLPYNFCDQLAKLIPFQPGKLITLKMAREMEPLLAEREKKEEEVRELLELAGRLEGLTRNVGMHAGGVLIAPGKLTDFCPLYCAEGAQSIVSQLDKDDVEAVGLVKFDFLGLTTLTVLDWTLRFIARLASREGGVRREEGGVNAVELLSSHLPPSTSLEKIPLNDSAAYRIFATGNTTAVFQFESRGMRDLVKRAKPDRFEDIIALVALFRPGPMELIPDFIERKHGRQRVEYLDPRLEPILGETYGIMVYQEQVMQIAQVMGGYSLGSADLLRRAMGKKKPEEMALQREIFVAGALKNGLTQGRATQLFDLMEKFAGYGFNKSHAAAYALVAYQTAYLKVHHGAAFMAANLSAVMDDTDKVHQFHDDAKDNDLVVLPPDINASDYRFVPVSEKEIRYGLGAMKGTGESAIMAIAKARKDGGAFKDLFDFCRRVDRRVVNRRALESLIRGGAFDALNPDRASLLASAGMALEHAERSGRTAHQNSLFGQDAALEEQDNRLIQAKPWSEKERLQHEKQALGYYLSGHPYSVHAGELGSFIRTSLGRLQPQTQSVLAAGVIGAMRVQQTRRGRMVIVQLDDGSGRIEVSIFNELFEAHRSMLKEDQLLIVEGRPALDEFTGGVRMGAEKLFDLSAARNHFAKGMRLQCNGQSSGSKLRDLLAPYRGGKCPVFVAYNNHDAQCEIDLGEQWRVSLQDELVQALGEWLSPANVQIRYQ
- a CDS encoding alpha/beta hydrolase, translating into MNKHHSLFLDIRGLRYHVRTWGDPRAPKLMLLHGWMDVSASFQFLVDALRRDWYVLAPDWRGFGLSAWDPHGYWFADYLADLDFLLRELAPDEPVDIAGHSMGGNALGLYAGARPDRVKRIALLEGFGLPKSTPDKAPKRYGQWMDELASPPSFKSYGSLEEVADRLKKNNPKLSDAQARFLAPHWAREISADRWELASDPRHKVVHPILYSLDEAIACWKQITAPALWVWGDGQWMKEWFKGSEEELNERRGAIAHLKEERIPDSGHMLHFDAPEALAAVLEHFFE